In a genomic window of Helianthus annuus cultivar XRQ/B chromosome 10, HanXRQr2.0-SUNRISE, whole genome shotgun sequence:
- the LOC118482616 gene encoding probable receptor-like protein kinase At2g39360 — protein sequence MILVYEYMPDGTLADHLYKKNEKSVLLSWEQRLNICIGVAHGFVAAISQSDTPDIASVKGTRGYMDPHYRETRGLSPKTDGYALGVVLLEVLGGRRQFDPDAPDGQKRLVLRAEKCIRERAPNSIVDLGLRGSLANDG from the exons ATGATTCTAGTTTACGAGTACATGCCTGATGGAACACTTGCTGATCATCTTTACAAAAAGAATGAGAAATCTGTTTTGTTGAGTTGGGAACAACGGCTGAATATATGCATAGGTGTTGCCCACGGATT CGTAGCTGCAATCAGTCAGTCTGATACTCCAGACATTGCTAGCGTAAAAGGCACGCGAGGGTATATGGATCCTCACTATCGCGAGACACGTGGATTATCACCCAAGACTGATGGGTATGCGCTCGGTGTAGTGTTGCTCGAAGTGCTCGGTGGTAGGCGGCAATTTGATCCTGATGCGCCCGATGGACAAAAGCGGTTAGTGTTGAGGGCTGAGAAATGTATCAGAGAAAGAGCTCCAAACTCGATTGTCGACCTAGGTCTACGGGGGAGCTTGGCTAATGATGGTTAA